One segment of Triticum aestivum cultivar Chinese Spring chromosome 2A, IWGSC CS RefSeq v2.1, whole genome shotgun sequence DNA contains the following:
- the LOC123189633 gene encoding chitinase 5 produces MAKSPMAILALGLAALVLSGAGLVAAQNCGCQPNECCSKYGYCGTDASYCGQDCRSGPCTASGGGSGDPVESVVTDAFFDGIKSQAADGCPGKSFYTRQFFLDGAQANPDFGKGSTSDDGKREIAAFFAHFTHETGHMCSIEENEGPSKDYCDETNTQWPCTPGKAYYGRGPLQLSWNYNYGAAGESTGFDGLNSPETVAQDQALTFKAAFWFWMTNVHQAVPQGFGETTRKINGDVECDGKRPDLVSARAGYYTDYCQQFGVDPGNNLTC; encoded by the exons ATGGCGAAGTCGCCCATGGCGATCTTGGCTCTCGGGCTAGCAGCACTAGTCCTATCCGGCGCCGGGCTGGTGGCCGCGCAGAACTGCGGCTGCCAGCCGAACGAGTGCTGCAGCAAGTACGGTTATTGCGGGACCGATGCCAGCTACTGCGGACAAGATTGTCGGTCAGGCCCGtgcacggcgagcggcggcgggagcGGCGATCCCGTGGAGAGCGTCGTCACCGACGCGTTCTTCGACGGGATCAAGTCCCAGGCCGCCGACGGGTGCCCCGGCAAGAGCTTCTACACGCGCCAGTTTTTCCTGGACGGCGCCCAGGCGAACCCCGACTTCGGGAAAGGCAGCACCAGCGACGACGGCAAGAGGGAGATAGCCGCCTTCTTCGCCCACTTCACCCACGAGACTGGGC ATATGTGCTCCATCGAGGAGAACGAAGGGCCGAGCAAGGATTACTGCGACGAGACGAACACGCAGTGGCCGTGTACCCCGGGGAAGGCCTACTACGGGCGCGGGCCGCTGCAGCTGTCGTGGAACTACAACTACGGGGCGGCCGGGGAGAGCACCGGGTTCGACGGGCTCAACAGCCCGGAGACGGTGGCGCAGGACCAGGCGCTAACGTTCAAGGCGGCCTTCTGGTTCTGGATGACCAACGTGCACCAGGCCGTGCCGCAGGGGTTCGGCGAGACCACCAGGAAAATCAACGGCGACGTGGAGTGCGACGGCAAGAGGCCAGACTTGGTGAGCGCGCGGGCGGGCTACTACACGGACTACTGCCAGCAGTTCGGCGTCGACCCGGGGAACAACCTCACTTGCTAG